One Streptococcus sp. DTU_2020_1001019_1_SI_AUS_MUR_006 DNA window includes the following coding sequences:
- a CDS encoding DNA polymerase III subunit delta', with translation MKQEQLRACQPLQFERFVHILEQGQLNHAYLFSGNFGSLEMALFLSKSLFCSEKTGIFPCEKCRNCKLIEQEEFPDVTIIKPLNQVIKTERIRELVGQFSQSGIENQRQVFIIEQAEKMHVNAANSLLKVIEEPQSEIYIFFLTDDEEQMLPTIRSRTQIFQFKKQVSTLMSQLEEAGLVKNKAKLLAQFSQSQTEADKLVHQAGFWALVDESERLFSWLLAPKKESYLQVAKLTSLADDKEKQDHVLRILEVLAGQEVLNVSARNILKHLVQARKMWRANVSFQNALEYLVLQKN, from the coding sequence ATGAAGCAAGAGCAATTAAGAGCTTGTCAACCTCTACAATTTGAACGTTTTGTCCATATCTTGGAGCAAGGGCAGCTCAATCACGCCTATCTCTTTTCAGGTAATTTTGGAAGTTTAGAGATGGCCCTTTTTTTGTCTAAAAGTCTCTTTTGTAGTGAGAAAACTGGTATTTTTCCTTGTGAAAAATGTCGGAATTGTAAATTGATTGAGCAGGAAGAGTTTCCTGATGTGACCATAATTAAACCTCTGAATCAAGTCATTAAGACGGAGCGTATTCGAGAATTAGTTGGTCAATTTTCCCAGTCTGGTATTGAAAATCAACGTCAGGTCTTTATTATCGAACAAGCAGAAAAAATGCATGTGAATGCTGCAAATTCTCTTTTAAAGGTTATTGAAGAACCACAGAGCGAAATCTACATTTTCTTTTTGACTGATGATGAGGAACAGATGTTACCAACGATTCGAAGTCGGACACAGATTTTCCAATTTAAGAAACAAGTCTCTACTTTAATGTCACAGCTTGAAGAGGCTGGTTTAGTAAAAAATAAAGCTAAACTATTGGCCCAATTCAGTCAGTCTCAGACCGAGGCTGATAAGCTTGTGCATCAAGCAGGATTTTGGGCACTGGTAGATGAAAGTGAACGCCTCTTTTCTTGGCTTTTAGCCCCAAAAAAGGAATCTTACTTGCAAGTTGCAAAATTAACGAGTTTGGCTGATGATAAAGAAAAGCAAGATCATGTGCTCAGGATTTTAGAGGTATTAGCTGGCCAGGAGGTTCTCAATGTTTCTGCGCGGAACATCTTGAAACATCTCGTCCAAGCTCGGAAAATGTGGCGGGCCAATGTTAGCTTTCAAAACGCTTTGGAATACCTGGTTTTACAAAAAAATTAA
- the yabA gene encoding DNA replication initiation control protein YabA: MNKKELFDALDDFSQQLLVTLADVEAIKKNLKSLVEENTALRLENDKLRERLGEVEETAPAKTKHVRENVRRIYEDGFHVCRDFYGQRREQDAECMFCDELLFRE; encoded by the coding sequence ATGAATAAAAAAGAATTATTTGATGCTTTAGATGACTTTTCACAGCAATTGTTGGTAACCTTGGCAGACGTCGAAGCTATCAAGAAAAATCTCAAGAGTTTGGTAGAGGAAAATACAGCTCTTCGATTAGAAAATGATAAACTGAGAGAACGTTTGGGAGAGGTTGAGGAGACTGCTCCAGCCAAAACGAAACATGTAAGGGAAAATGTCCGTCGCATTTATGAGGACGGTTTTCATGTTTGCCGTGACTTTTATGGTCAACGTCGAGAGCAAGATGCAGAATGTATGTTTTGTGATGAGTTGTTATTTAGGGAGTAA
- the rsmI gene encoding 16S rRNA (cytidine(1402)-2'-O)-methyltransferase — MQIQKSFKGQSPYGKLYLVATPIGNLEDMTFRAIQTLKEVDWIAAEDTRNTGLLLKHFEISTKQISFHEHNAKEKIPDLIELLKQGQNLAQVSDAGMPSISDPGHDLVKAAIEEDIAVVTVPGASAGISALIASGLAPQPHIFYGFLPRKSGQQKQFFEAKKAYPETQIFYESPHRVADTLENMLEVYGDRSVVLVRELTKIFEEYQRGTITELLESISETPLKGECLLIVEGASQEVEDKDEEDLFSEIQDRIHQGMKKNQAIKEVAKIYQWNKSQLYAAYHEWEDNQENN; from the coding sequence ATGCAGATTCAAAAGAGTTTTAAGGGACAATCTCCCTATGGCAAGCTTTATCTAGTCGCAACGCCGATTGGTAATCTAGAAGATATGACTTTCCGTGCCATTCAGACCTTGAAAGAGGTCGACTGGATCGCGGCAGAAGATACTCGTAATACTGGACTTTTGCTCAAGCATTTTGAGATTTCAACCAAGCAAATCAGTTTTCACGAACATAATGCCAAGGAAAAAATACCTGATTTGATTGAGTTGTTGAAGCAAGGTCAAAATCTTGCCCAAGTATCTGATGCAGGGATGCCTAGTATTTCTGACCCTGGCCATGATTTGGTTAAGGCTGCTATCGAAGAAGATATCGCAGTTGTCACGGTTCCAGGAGCTAGTGCAGGAATTTCTGCCTTGATTGCCAGTGGCTTGGCACCTCAACCTCACATTTTTTATGGTTTCTTACCACGAAAGTCAGGCCAACAAAAGCAGTTTTTCGAAGCGAAAAAAGCTTATCCAGAGACCCAGATTTTCTATGAATCACCTCACCGTGTGGCGGATACGCTAGAAAATATGCTAGAAGTCTACGGTGATCGCTCGGTGGTTTTGGTCAGAGAATTGACTAAAATCTTTGAAGAATATCAGCGTGGAACTATTACTGAATTATTAGAAAGTATTTCTGAAACACCACTTAAGGGCGAGTGTCTTCTGATTGTGGAAGGTGCCAGTCAAGAAGTAGAGGATAAGGATGAAGAGGATTTATTTTCTGAGATACAGGACCGCATTCATCAAGGTATGAAGAAAAATCAGGCCATTAAGGAAGTTGCAAAGATTTACCAATGGAACAAAAGCCAGCTCTACGCAGCTTATCACGAATGGGAAGACAATCAAGAAAACAACTAG
- the trmFO gene encoding methylenetetrahydrofolate--tRNA-(uracil(54)-C(5))-methyltransferase (FADH(2)-oxidizing) TrmFO, translating to MSQSYINVIGAGLAGSEAAYQIAERGIPVKLYEMRGVKSTPQHKTDNFAELVCSNSLRGDALTNAVGLLKEEMRRLGSLILESAEATRVPAGGALAVDRDGFSQMVTEKIANHPLIEVVRDEITELPTDAITVVATGPLTSDALAEKIHALNGGDGFYFYDAAAPIVDVNTIDMSKVYLKSRYDKGEAAYLNAPMTKQEFMDFHEALVNAEEAPLNSFEKEKYFEGCMPIEVMAKRGIKTMLYGPMKPVGLEYPDDYTGPRDGEFKTPYAVVQLRQDNAAGSLYNIVGFQTHLKWGEQKRVFQMIPGLENAEFVRYGVMHRNSYMDSPNLLEQTYRSKKQPNLFFAGQMTGVEGYVESAASGLVAGVNAARLFKGESEAIFPETTAIGSLAHYITHADSKHFQPMNVNFGIIKELEGERIRDKKARYEKIAERALNDLEEFLTV from the coding sequence GTGTCTCAATCTTATATCAATGTTATCGGTGCTGGTTTGGCGGGTTCTGAAGCAGCCTACCAAATCGCAGAGCGTGGTATTCCAGTTAAACTTTATGAAATGCGTGGTGTCAAGTCAACACCGCAACACAAAACTGACAATTTTGCAGAATTAGTGTGTTCTAATTCCTTGCGTGGAGATGCTCTTACAAATGCTGTCGGCCTCCTCAAGGAAGAAATGCGTCGCCTAGGTTCTCTTATCTTGGAATCTGCTGAAGCAACCCGTGTTCCTGCAGGTGGTGCCCTTGCGGTTGACCGCGATGGTTTCTCTCAAATGGTTACTGAAAAGATTGCCAACCATCCCTTGATTGAAGTGGTACGTGACGAAATTACAGAATTGCCAACGGATGCTATTACAGTTGTTGCGACTGGTCCTTTGACTAGTGATGCTCTTGCTGAGAAAATTCATGCTCTTAATGGCGGTGACGGTTTTTATTTCTACGATGCTGCAGCGCCTATTGTGGATGTCAACACCATTGATATGAGCAAGGTTTATCTCAAATCTCGTTATGATAAGGGAGAAGCAGCCTATCTCAATGCTCCGATGACCAAGCAAGAGTTTATGGATTTCCATGAAGCTTTGGTTAATGCAGAAGAAGCACCTCTTAACTCTTTTGAAAAAGAAAAATACTTTGAAGGCTGTATGCCAATCGAAGTCATGGCTAAACGAGGCATCAAAACCATGCTCTATGGACCCATGAAGCCAGTTGGTTTGGAGTATCCAGACGATTACACAGGTCCTCGTGATGGAGAATTTAAAACTCCTTATGCGGTCGTTCAGCTTCGTCAGGACAATGCTGCAGGTAGTCTTTATAACATCGTTGGTTTCCAAACTCACCTTAAATGGGGAGAACAAAAGCGTGTCTTCCAAATGATTCCAGGTCTTGAAAATGCGGAGTTTGTTCGTTATGGGGTCATGCACCGCAATTCTTATATGGATTCACCAAATCTTCTTGAACAGACCTACCGTTCTAAGAAACAACCAAACCTCTTCTTTGCTGGTCAAATGACGGGTGTGGAAGGCTATGTTGAATCAGCAGCATCAGGCTTAGTTGCTGGGGTTAACGCTGCTCGTCTTTTCAAGGGTGAAAGTGAAGCTATCTTCCCAGAGACCACAGCGATTGGAAGTCTGGCTCATTATATCACTCACGCTGATAGCAAACATTTTCAACCAATGAATGTCAATTTTGGGATTATCAAAGAGTTGGAAGGCGAGCGTATCCGTGATAAGAAGGCTCGTTATGAAAAAATTGCAGAGCGTGCCCTTAACGATTTAGAGGAATTTTTAACGGTCTAA
- the pyrH gene encoding UMP kinase: protein MANPKYKRILIKLSGEALAGERGVGIDIQTVQTIAKEIQEVHSLGIEIALVIGGGNLWRGEPAAEAGMDRVQADYTGMLGTVMNALVMADSLQQVGVDTRVQTAIAMQQVAEPYVRGRALRHLEKGRIVIFGAGIGSPYFSTDTTAALRAAEIEADAILMAKNGVDGVYNADPKKDKTAVKFEELTHRDVINKGLRIMDSTASTLSMDNDIDLVVFNMNQPGNIKRVVFGENIGTTVSNNIEEKE, encoded by the coding sequence ATGGCGAATCCCAAGTATAAACGTATTTTAATTAAGTTATCAGGTGAAGCCCTTGCCGGTGAACGTGGCGTAGGGATTGATATCCAAACAGTTCAAACAATCGCAAAAGAGATTCAAGAAGTTCATAGCTTAGGTATCGAAATTGCCCTTGTTATCGGTGGAGGAAATCTCTGGCGTGGAGAACCTGCTGCAGAAGCAGGTATGGACCGTGTTCAGGCAGATTACACTGGAATGCTTGGGACTGTTATGAATGCTCTTGTGATGGCAGATTCATTGCAACAAGTCGGTGTTGATACACGTGTACAAACAGCTATTGCTATGCAACAAGTAGCAGAGCCTTATGTACGTGGACGTGCCCTTCGTCACCTTGAAAAAGGTCGTATCGTTATCTTTGGTGCTGGAATTGGTTCACCATACTTCTCAACAGATACAACAGCGGCTCTTCGTGCAGCTGAAATCGAAGCAGATGCCATCCTCATGGCTAAAAATGGTGTCGACGGTGTTTACAATGCCGATCCTAAGAAAGACAAGACAGCCGTTAAGTTTGAAGAATTGACTCACCGTGACGTTATCAACAAAGGACTTCGTATCATGGACTCAACAGCTTCAACCCTCTCAATGGACAACGACATTGACTTGGTTGTCTTCAATATGAACCAACCAGGCAACATCAAACGTGTCGTATTTGGGGAAAATATCGGAACAACAGTTTCAAATAATATCGAAGAAAAGGAATAA
- the frr gene encoding ribosome recycling factor: MANAIIEKAKERMTQSHQSLAREFGGIRAGRANASLLDRVHVEYYGVETPLNQIASITIPEARVLLVTPFDKSSLKDIERALNVSDLGITPANDGSVIRLVIPALTEETRRDLAKEVKKVGENAKVAVRNIRRDAMDEAKKQEKAKEITEDELKTLEKDIQKVTDDAVKHIDDMTANKEKELLEV, encoded by the coding sequence ATGGCTAACGCAATTATTGAAAAAGCTAAAGAGAGAATGACCCAGTCTCACCAATCACTTGCTCGTGAATTTGGTGGTATCCGTGCCGGTCGTGCCAATGCAAGCTTGCTCGACCGTGTACATGTAGAGTACTATGGAGTAGAAACTCCTCTTAACCAAATCGCTTCAATTACGATTCCAGAAGCGCGTGTTTTGTTGGTAACACCATTTGACAAATCTTCATTGAAAGATATCGAACGTGCCTTGAACGTTTCTGATCTTGGTATTACACCAGCTAACGATGGTTCGGTTATCCGTTTGGTTATCCCGGCTCTTACAGAAGAAACTCGTCGTGACCTTGCTAAAGAAGTGAAGAAGGTCGGTGAGAATGCTAAAGTGGCTGTCCGCAATATCCGTCGTGATGCTATGGACGAAGCTAAGAAACAAGAAAAAGCAAAAGAAATCACTGAAGACGAATTGAAGACTCTTGAAAAAGACATTCAAAAAGTAACAGACGATGCTGTTAAACACATCGACGACATGACTGCCAACAAAGAAAAAGAACTCTTGGAAGTCTAA
- the cvfB gene encoding RNA-binding virulence regulatory protein CvfB — translation MNTNLASFIVGLIIDENDRFYFVQKDGQTYALAKEEGQHTVGDTVKGFAYTDMKQKLRLTTLEVTATQDQFGWGRVTEVRKDLGVFVDTGLPDKEIVVSLDILPELKELWPKKGDRLYIRLEVDKKDRIWGLLAYQEDFQRLARPAYNNMQNQNWPAIVYRLKLSGTFVYLPENNMLGFIHPSERYAEPRLGQVLDVRVIGFREVDRTLNLSLKPRSFEMLENDAQMILTYLESNGGFMTLNDKSAPDDIKATFGISKGQFKKALGGLMKAGKIKQDQFGTELI, via the coding sequence ATGAATACAAATCTTGCAAGTTTTATCGTTGGACTCATCATCGATGAAAATGACCGTTTTTACTTTGTGCAAAAGGATGGCCAGACCTATGCGCTTGCCAAGGAAGAAGGTCAACATACAGTAGGTGATACGGTTAAAGGTTTTGCTTATACAGATATGAAGCAAAAACTCCGCTTGACGACTCTAGAAGTGACTGCTACTCAGGACCAATTTGGTTGGGGCCGTGTCACAGAAGTTCGTAAGGACTTGGGTGTCTTTGTGGATACAGGCCTACCTGATAAGGAAATCGTAGTGTCACTGGATATCCTACCTGAACTTAAAGAGCTCTGGCCAAAGAAGGGCGATAGGCTCTATATTCGTCTAGAGGTAGATAAGAAGGATCGTATCTGGGGACTCTTAGCCTACCAAGAGGACTTCCAACGACTAGCACGTCCTGCCTACAACAACATGCAAAATCAGAACTGGCCTGCAATCGTTTATCGTCTTAAGTTATCAGGAACTTTTGTCTATCTACCAGAAAACAACATGCTTGGATTTATCCACCCAAGTGAGCGTTACGCAGAGCCACGTTTGGGGCAAGTGTTAGATGTACGTGTTATTGGCTTCCGTGAAGTTGATCGCACACTCAATCTTTCACTAAAACCACGTTCTTTTGAGATGTTGGAAAATGATGCCCAGATGATTTTAACTTACTTGGAAAGCAATGGTGGCTTCATGACCCTGAATGACAAGTCAGCGCCAGATGATATCAAGGCAACCTTTGGTATCTCTAAAGGTCAATTTAAAAAAGCGCTCGGTGGTTTGATGAAAGCTGGCAAAATTAAACAAGACCAGTTTGGTACTGAATTAATTTAG
- a CDS encoding YozE family protein → MRKSFYTWLMTERNPKSNSPKAILADLAFEESTFPKHTDDFDKVSRFLEEHASFSFNMGDFDRIWQEYLEH, encoded by the coding sequence ATGAGAAAATCATTTTATACTTGGCTCATGACCGAACGCAATCCTAAAAGCAATAGTCCCAAAGCAATTTTAGCGGATTTGGCTTTTGAGGAGTCTACCTTCCCAAAGCATACAGATGATTTCGATAAAGTGAGTCGTTTTTTAGAGGAACATGCTAGTTTTTCTTTTAATATGGGTGACTTCGATCGAATTTGGCAAGAATATCTAGAACATTAA
- a CDS encoding PhoH family protein — protein MKEHSIDIQLSHPDDLFHLFGSNERHLRLMEEELDVVIHARTEIVQVLGEEPACEEARQVIQALMVLVNRGMTVGTPDVVTAITMVKNNEIDKFVALYEEEIIKDNTGKPIRVKTLGQKLYVDSVKQHDVTFGIGPAGTGKTFLAVTLAVTALKRGQVKRIILTRPAVEAGESLGFLPGDLKEKVDPYLRPVYDALYQILGKDQTTRLMEREIIEIAPLAYMRGRTLDDAFVILDEAQNTTIMQMKMFLTRLGFNSKMIVNGDISQIDLPRNVKSGLIDAQEKLKNIHQIDFVHFSAKDVVRHPVVAQIIRAYEPLPVKAEESEEETE, from the coding sequence TTGAAGGAACATTCAATTGACATTCAACTGAGTCATCCAGATGACCTGTTTCATCTTTTTGGTTCCAATGAGCGCCATCTTCGTTTGATGGAAGAAGAGCTCGATGTGGTGATTCATGCTCGTACGGAGATTGTGCAGGTTTTGGGTGAAGAGCCTGCTTGTGAGGAAGCCCGCCAAGTTATCCAAGCCTTGATGGTCTTGGTCAATCGTGGAATGACTGTTGGAACTCCGGATGTGGTGACAGCCATTACAATGGTTAAGAATAATGAAATCGATAAGTTTGTCGCCCTTTATGAAGAAGAAATTATCAAGGATAATACAGGTAAGCCCATCCGTGTTAAGACCCTGGGTCAAAAGCTTTATGTGGATAGTGTCAAGCAACACGATGTGACCTTTGGTATTGGGCCGGCAGGAACAGGTAAGACCTTCTTAGCAGTGACTTTGGCCGTAACAGCCCTCAAGCGTGGACAAGTCAAGCGAATCATACTGACACGTCCAGCAGTAGAAGCAGGAGAGAGCCTAGGATTTCTACCTGGTGATTTGAAAGAAAAGGTAGATCCTTATCTTCGTCCAGTTTATGATGCCTTGTACCAGATTCTTGGGAAGGATCAAACAACCCGTCTCATGGAACGTGAAATTATTGAGATTGCACCCCTTGCTTACATGCGTGGACGAACCTTGGATGATGCCTTTGTCATTCTCGATGAGGCGCAAAATACGACCATCATGCAGATGAAGATGTTCTTGACACGCCTTGGATTTAATTCTAAGATGATTGTCAATGGGGATATTAGTCAGATTGACCTACCGCGTAATGTAAAGTCTGGTTTGATTGATGCCCAAGAAAAACTCAAGAACATTCATCAGATTGACTTTGTTCATTTCTCAGCCAAGGATGTGGTTCGCCATCCAGTCGTTGCTCAGATTATTAGAGCCTATGAACCTCTACCTGTCAAAGCTGAAGAAAGTGAAGAAGAAACAGAATAA